In Salipiger profundus, one genomic interval encodes:
- a CDS encoding NAD(P)/FAD-dependent oxidoreductase, with translation MLDSTATLQVQEVLDTLNDAFASGDVDRITELFATDCYWRDLVAMTWNLKTVEGRDAVADMLTSQMGEVAPGGFAIQDGEIPVEEDGVTTAWITFETKTGRGWGLMRLRDGRIWTLLTSLRELKGFEETRGKRRPMGAQHGADRHRTTWKEAREAEAAELGYETQPYVVVVGGGQGGIALGARLRQLGVPAIVLDKHDRPGDQWRNRYKSLCLHDPVWYDHLPYIKFPDNWPVFAPKDKIGDWLEMYTKVMELNYWTRSEVQSCSYDEASGEWTVRVNRDGEEVVLKPKQLVLATGMSGKPNMPTFPGMEDFRGEIQHSSQHAGPDAWTGKKVVVIGSNNSAHDICAALWEHEADVTMVQRSSTHIVRSDSLMEIGLGALYSEEALENGVTTEKADMIFASLPYRIMHEFQIPLYDQMRERDAEFYAGLERAGFQLDWGDDGSGLFMKYLRRGSGYYIDVGACQLIIDGEIKLAHGQVDHFEEDAVVLADGTRLPADLVVLATGFGSMNGWAADLISQEVADKVGKVWGLGSETTKDPGPWEGEQRNMWKPTQQENLWFHGGNLHQSRHYSLYLALQLKARLEGLDTPVYGLQEVHHLH, from the coding sequence ATGCTAGACTCAACCGCAACCCTGCAGGTCCAGGAGGTGCTCGACACCCTGAACGACGCCTTTGCAAGCGGCGACGTGGACCGGATCACCGAGCTTTTCGCGACCGATTGCTACTGGCGCGATCTCGTGGCGATGACGTGGAACCTCAAGACCGTCGAGGGCCGTGACGCCGTCGCCGACATGCTGACCAGCCAGATGGGCGAGGTCGCTCCCGGCGGGTTCGCGATCCAGGACGGCGAGATCCCGGTCGAGGAGGACGGGGTCACCACCGCATGGATCACCTTCGAGACGAAGACCGGCCGCGGCTGGGGCCTGATGCGCCTGCGCGACGGGCGGATCTGGACGCTGCTCACCAGCCTGCGCGAGCTCAAGGGCTTCGAGGAGACCCGGGGCAAGCGGCGCCCGATGGGCGCCCAGCACGGCGCCGACCGCCATCGCACCACCTGGAAGGAGGCGCGCGAGGCGGAGGCGGCAGAGCTCGGATACGAGACCCAGCCCTACGTCGTCGTGGTCGGTGGCGGGCAGGGCGGCATCGCGCTCGGCGCGCGGCTGCGGCAGCTCGGGGTGCCGGCCATCGTGCTCGACAAGCACGACCGGCCCGGCGACCAGTGGCGCAACCGCTACAAGTCGCTCTGCCTGCATGACCCGGTGTGGTACGATCACCTGCCCTACATCAAGTTCCCCGACAACTGGCCGGTGTTCGCGCCCAAGGACAAGATCGGCGACTGGCTCGAGATGTATACCAAGGTCATGGAGCTGAACTACTGGACCCGCTCAGAGGTGCAGTCCTGTTCCTACGACGAGGCCTCGGGCGAATGGACCGTGCGGGTGAACCGCGACGGCGAAGAGGTGGTGCTGAAGCCGAAGCAGCTCGTGCTGGCAACCGGCATGTCGGGCAAGCCGAACATGCCGACCTTCCCGGGCATGGAGGACTTCCGGGGCGAGATCCAGCACAGCTCGCAGCACGCGGGCCCGGATGCGTGGACCGGCAAGAAGGTCGTGGTGATCGGCTCGAACAACTCGGCGCATGACATCTGCGCGGCGCTCTGGGAACACGAGGCCGACGTGACCATGGTGCAGCGCTCGTCGACGCATATCGTGCGGTCGGACAGTCTCATGGAGATCGGGCTGGGCGCGCTCTACTCGGAGGAGGCGCTCGAGAACGGCGTGACCACCGAGAAGGCCGACATGATCTTCGCCTCGCTGCCCTACCGGATCATGCACGAGTTCCAGATTCCGCTCTACGACCAGATGCGCGAGCGCGATGCCGAGTTCTACGCCGGGTTGGAAAGGGCGGGCTTCCAGCTCGACTGGGGCGATGACGGTTCGGGGCTGTTCATGAAGTACCTGCGGCGCGGCTCGGGCTACTACATCGACGTCGGTGCGTGCCAGCTCATCATCGACGGCGAGATCAAGCTCGCGCACGGGCAGGTCGACCACTTCGAGGAAGACGCCGTGGTGCTGGCCGACGGCACGCGCCTGCCGGCGGACCTCGTGGTGCTGGCGACGGGCTTCGGCTCGATGAACGGCTGGGCCGCGGACCTCATCAGCCAGGAGGTGGCGGACAAGGTCGGCAAGGTGTGGGGCCTCGGCTCCGAGACCACCAAGGACCCCGGCCCGTGGGAAGGCGAGCAGCGCAACATGTGGAAGCCGACCCAGCAGGAGAACCTCTGGTTCCACGGTGGCAACCTGCACCAGTCGCGCCACTACTCGCTGTATCTCGCGTTGCAGCTCAAGGCCCGTCTCGAGGGGCTCGATACCCCGGTCTACGGCCTGCAGGAGGTGCACCACCTGCACTGA
- a CDS encoding 2,3-butanediol dehydrogenase has protein sequence MKAARWHGAKDIRVEDIDAPTPGAGEIRIKVAWTGICGSDLHEYLAGPIFVPVGDAHPLSHDKAPITMGHEFSGVVTELGEGVTDLAVGDRVAIEPIFSCDDCAACRAGLYNLCDKLGFVGLSGGHGGFAAYSVVPARMAHKIPDELSIDQGALVEPAAVAVHAVRISQINVGDKAAVFGAGPIGLLVVEALRAAGASEIHVVEPSETRRAKALDLGATSAIDPGDTDPVQAILAATGIGVDVAFEVTGVAPVLPQAIDSTRYEGQTLVVSIWEGEASFQPNTVVLRERQIKGTIAYRHIYPAVMELMRQGYFAAEKLVTKRIALDDIVAEGFETLVAEKSQIKILVEAPD, from the coding sequence GTGAAAGCAGCACGCTGGCATGGCGCAAAAGACATCCGCGTCGAGGACATCGACGCCCCCACCCCCGGCGCAGGAGAGATCAGGATCAAGGTGGCCTGGACCGGCATCTGCGGCAGCGACCTGCACGAGTATCTTGCGGGGCCGATCTTCGTGCCGGTGGGCGACGCCCACCCGCTGAGCCACGACAAGGCGCCGATCACCATGGGGCACGAATTCAGCGGTGTCGTCACCGAGCTGGGCGAGGGCGTGACCGACCTGGCCGTGGGTGACCGAGTCGCGATCGAGCCGATCTTTTCCTGCGACGACTGTGCCGCCTGCCGGGCGGGGCTCTACAACCTCTGCGACAAGCTCGGTTTCGTCGGCCTCTCGGGCGGCCACGGGGGCTTTGCCGCCTACTCGGTGGTTCCGGCGCGGATGGCGCACAAGATCCCCGACGAGCTGTCGATCGACCAGGGGGCGCTCGTCGAGCCTGCCGCCGTCGCCGTTCACGCGGTGCGGATCAGCCAGATCAACGTCGGCGACAAGGCCGCGGTCTTCGGGGCCGGCCCCATCGGGCTTCTGGTGGTCGAGGCGCTGAGGGCGGCCGGAGCCTCCGAGATCCACGTGGTCGAGCCCTCCGAGACCCGCCGCGCCAAGGCGCTGGATCTCGGCGCGACCAGCGCCATCGACCCCGGCGACACGGACCCGGTGCAGGCGATCCTCGCGGCCACCGGCATCGGCGTCGACGTGGCCTTCGAAGTGACCGGCGTCGCGCCGGTGCTGCCGCAGGCCATCGATTCCACCCGCTACGAGGGGCAGACCCTCGTCGTGTCGATCTGGGAAGGCGAGGCCTCGTTCCAACCCAACACGGTCGTGCTGCGCGAGCGCCAGATCAAGGGGACCATCGCCTATCGCCACATCTACCCGGCGGTCATGGAACTGATGCGTCAGGGTTACTTCGCCGCCGAGAAGCTGGTGACCAAGCGCATCGCGCTCGACGACATCGTGGCCGAGGGATTCGAGACGCTGGTGGCCGAGAAATCGCAGATAAAGATCCTGGTCGAGGCGCCGGACTGA
- a CDS encoding GTP-binding protein: MPRQDARLPVTVLSGFLGAGKTTLLNAVLANREGRRVAVIVNDMSEVNIDADLVRDGGAGLSQTEETLVELTNGCICCTLRDDLLQEVGRLAEEGRFDYLLIESTGVSEPLPVAATFEFRDETGASLADVARLDTMVTVVDTVNLLEDYASHEFIRDRGESLGDGDDRTLVDLLVDQIEFADVVVLNKCSDAGPDKLTAARLIVTSLNPDAQIVETDYGQVPHDRIFDTRLFDFERAHTHPLWAKELYGFADHIPETEEYGVSSFVYRARRPFDPQKIHDVLNGPLPGVIRAKGHFWIATRPDWLAEFSMAGAMSSISPLGNWWATVPPERRPDHPQAVAYLEKHWQEPFGDRRQELVFIGAGMDRAAITARLDAALLDGAEAFAPHLWAGLPDPFPAWRRAAAGA, from the coding sequence ATGCCACGCCAAGATGCGCGCCTTCCCGTGACCGTGCTTTCGGGGTTCCTCGGCGCGGGGAAAACGACGCTGCTGAACGCCGTCCTCGCCAATCGCGAGGGCCGGCGCGTCGCGGTCATCGTCAACGACATGTCCGAGGTGAACATCGACGCCGACCTCGTGCGGGACGGCGGTGCCGGCCTTAGCCAGACCGAGGAGACGCTCGTCGAACTGACCAACGGCTGCATCTGCTGCACCCTGCGCGACGACCTGCTGCAGGAGGTGGGCCGGCTCGCCGAGGAGGGCCGCTTCGACTACCTGCTGATCGAATCGACGGGCGTGTCCGAGCCGCTGCCCGTGGCCGCCACCTTCGAGTTCCGCGACGAGACCGGCGCAAGCCTTGCCGACGTGGCGCGGCTCGACACGATGGTGACGGTGGTCGACACGGTGAACCTGCTCGAGGATTACGCCAGCCACGAGTTCATCCGCGACCGGGGCGAGAGCCTCGGCGACGGCGACGACCGCACGCTGGTCGACCTGCTGGTCGATCAGATCGAGTTCGCCGACGTGGTGGTGCTCAACAAGTGCAGCGACGCCGGCCCCGACAAGCTGACTGCCGCGCGGCTCATCGTGACCTCGCTCAATCCCGACGCGCAGATCGTCGAGACCGACTACGGACAGGTGCCGCACGACCGTATCTTCGACACGCGGCTCTTCGATTTCGAACGCGCGCACACCCATCCGCTCTGGGCCAAGGAGCTCTACGGTTTCGCCGACCACATCCCGGAGACCGAGGAATACGGGGTGTCGTCCTTCGTCTACCGGGCGCGGCGTCCGTTCGATCCGCAGAAGATCCACGACGTGCTCAACGGTCCGCTGCCCGGCGTGATCCGGGCCAAGGGCCACTTCTGGATCGCCACCCGTCCCGACTGGCTCGCCGAGTTCTCGATGGCGGGCGCCATGAGCAGCATCTCGCCGCTGGGAAACTGGTGGGCCACGGTGCCGCCCGAGCGGCGGCCGGACCATCCGCAGGCGGTCGCCTACCTCGAGAAACACTGGCAGGAGCCTTTCGGCGACCGGCGGCAGGAGCTGGTCTTCATCGGTGCGGGCATGGACCGCGCGGCGATCACCGCACGGCTGGACGCGGCCCTGCTCGACGGTGCCGAGGCCTTTGCGCCGCATCTCTGGGCGGGGCTTCCAGACCCGTTCCCGGCGTGGCGCCGCGCCGCTGCCGGGGCCTGA
- a CDS encoding DUF6525 family protein, whose product MRPGANGASRLPRRRRAVAPMAAYDRLPPDLRRWLAQAALPWSAASALRLWRRALRDADGDREEAAQRLSEVERACLRRDTRRVWGLSHPDAHPEAAQGTVTGPV is encoded by the coding sequence GTGCGGCCGGGGGCGAACGGGGCAAGCCGACTGCCGCGCCGGCGGCGCGCGGTGGCGCCGATGGCGGCCTACGACCGGCTGCCGCCCGACCTGCGCCGCTGGCTGGCGCAGGCGGCGCTGCCGTGGTCGGCGGCCTCGGCGCTCCGGCTCTGGCGCCGGGCGCTGCGTGACGCCGACGGGGACCGCGAGGAGGCGGCGCAAAGGCTCTCCGAGGTCGAACGCGCCTGCCTGCGTCGCGACACCCGCCGGGTCTGGGGGCTGTCGCATCCCGATGCGCACCCCGAAGCGGCGCAGGGCACGGTCACGGGTCCGGTCTGA